The Vibrio navarrensis genome has a segment encoding these proteins:
- a CDS encoding diguanylate cyclase domain-containing protein: MDQLFSALRDGAQHYGLILLGAVLLLVLVKAVMLRFQKDLDSLVLDALSPVLLVDLAQNKILLANTAAMQLLGIRQLNRCYFFPSASSTSDIAQTLNSLSGRQFSHLTFTWRLSDNESLQIALSGRKVHYHHRFCWLLHVGAVATNDGGQQSELEALRMAKSALDSLSELICLRDPDGRILATNRAFEQFWQGRREESIEPVAGQLKGRRSERRWTTDPQGRSCLLEVNQSLLMSKQGELLGSLSISHDVTEWHKMQQNLRDEMERRKDTEVALAQRDTILQNILEASPDSIGIFNENMVYQACNKPFVNALGIAEVSDLIGKRLQDVIPGEMYQRLSATDSQVLHEGKSLRYLDKILNSSGDYSWFDVVKSPFRDPASGTNGVLIMARDISERYLAEQKLEAANQELEKLSFMDSLTKVANRRRFDEQLNTLWHHHAREKLPLAIMLCDIDFFKEFNDRYGHQLGDHALTQVAEVFSQVISRSSDCVARYGGEEFAFILPNTTTEGALKVAEKIHVCIAQLAIEHLGSKVAQRITVSLGLVSYIPKPEDLPEMGVTLADSALYQAKSDGRNRTCVHPVSLTADEVSQQQSAKG, encoded by the coding sequence ATGGATCAGCTGTTCAGCGCGCTTCGGGACGGAGCACAACATTATGGCCTTATTCTCCTTGGCGCCGTCCTGCTATTGGTGCTGGTTAAGGCCGTGATGCTGCGTTTTCAAAAAGATCTCGATTCGTTGGTGCTGGACGCGCTTTCTCCAGTACTGCTGGTTGATCTTGCGCAAAACAAGATCCTTTTGGCCAATACGGCGGCGATGCAGCTTCTGGGCATTCGCCAGCTTAATCGTTGCTACTTCTTCCCCTCCGCTTCATCCACGTCAGACATAGCACAAACGCTCAACTCACTCTCTGGGCGGCAGTTCTCGCATCTCACTTTTACTTGGCGTTTGTCTGACAATGAAAGTTTACAGATAGCCTTGAGCGGTCGCAAAGTCCACTATCACCACCGTTTTTGTTGGCTATTGCATGTGGGCGCGGTGGCAACGAATGACGGCGGGCAGCAAAGCGAATTGGAAGCGCTGCGAATGGCAAAATCCGCGTTAGATTCCTTGTCGGAACTGATTTGTCTGCGTGATCCTGATGGGCGAATTTTAGCCACTAACCGTGCTTTTGAGCAGTTTTGGCAGGGACGGCGTGAAGAGTCGATCGAGCCTGTTGCGGGACAGCTCAAAGGGCGGCGCAGTGAACGTCGTTGGACGACCGATCCGCAAGGGCGCAGTTGTTTGCTGGAAGTAAACCAGAGCCTTTTGATGAGTAAACAAGGGGAACTGCTCGGGTCGCTGAGCATCAGCCACGATGTGACAGAGTGGCATAAAATGCAGCAGAATCTGCGTGATGAAATGGAGCGGCGCAAAGACACCGAAGTGGCGCTGGCTCAGCGCGATACCATTTTGCAGAACATCCTCGAAGCCAGCCCAGACTCGATTGGCATCTTCAATGAAAACATGGTCTATCAGGCGTGCAACAAGCCGTTTGTCAATGCGCTGGGCATTGCTGAAGTTTCTGACCTAATAGGTAAAAGGCTGCAAGATGTCATTCCTGGCGAAATGTACCAGCGCTTGTCGGCGACCGACAGCCAAGTGTTGCATGAAGGTAAATCGCTGCGTTACCTGGACAAAATTCTCAACAGTAGCGGCGACTATTCTTGGTTTGATGTGGTGAAGTCGCCATTTCGCGATCCCGCCTCGGGCACCAACGGAGTGCTGATCATGGCAAGGGATATCTCAGAGCGTTATCTGGCGGAGCAAAAATTGGAAGCGGCGAATCAAGAGCTCGAAAAACTGAGCTTTATGGACAGCTTGACCAAAGTTGCCAACCGTCGCCGCTTTGATGAGCAGCTAAACACGTTGTGGCATCACCATGCGCGCGAAAAACTGCCTTTGGCGATCATGTTGTGTGATATCGACTTCTTCAAAGAGTTTAATGATCGCTACGGCCACCAACTGGGCGATCACGCCTTGACTCAAGTTGCCGAGGTGTTCTCCCAAGTGATCAGCCGCTCATCGGATTGCGTGGCGCGTTATGGCGGTGAAGAGTTTGCGTTCATATTGCCCAATACCACCACCGAAGGGGCGCTAAAAGTCGCGGAAAAAATACATGTCTGCATTGCTCAACTGGCGATTGAGCACCTTGGCTCGAAAGTCGCGCAGCGGATCACCGTTAGCCTCGGGTTGGTCTCCTATATTCCTAAACCTGAAGATTTGCCCGAAATGGGCGTGACCTTGGCCGACAGCGCCTTGTACCAAGCCAAATCCGATGGCCGAAACCGTACTTGCGTCCATCCGGTTTCGCTCACCGCCGATGAAGTGTCCCAGCAGCAGAGTGCGAAAGGTTAA
- a CDS encoding glutamate synthase subunit beta yields the protein MGKPTGFLEFGRELPKKIDPAVRVQNNKEFVLNNDFGKKINTQASRCMDCGVPFCHNGCPIGNIIPEFNDAVYRDSWEEAWQILSSTNNFPEFTGRVCPAPCESACVLGINQDPITICNIEKTIVETAYREGYAKPKTPRSRTGKKVAIIGSGPAGLAAAEQLNSAGHFVTVFERDEKVGGLLRFGIPDFKLGMDIIDRKIDLMAQAGVEFKVNQHVGVNVNAQQIRQEYDVVLLTGGSTVPRDLPIPGRELNGVYFAMQFLAQNNRRANNMDLKGEEIHAAGKHVVVIGGGDTGSDCVGTSNRHGAASITQVEIMPMPPEKRPANMPWPQYPMILRTSTSHEEGSERHWNILTKEFIGNEQGQVTGLRLADIVWKEAAPGERPSFEEVAGSERVIPCDMAFLAMGFLHPEPHGVLAQLNVALDERGNVATQDFQTNQPGVFAAGDMRTGQSLVVRCINEGRESARAIDAYLMGNTNLEAKADSLMLSAG from the coding sequence ATGGGTAAGCCTACTGGATTTTTAGAGTTTGGTCGTGAACTGCCGAAGAAAATTGACCCAGCAGTTCGTGTCCAAAACAACAAGGAATTTGTCCTAAACAACGATTTTGGTAAAAAAATCAACACACAAGCATCACGTTGTATGGATTGTGGCGTGCCGTTTTGTCATAACGGCTGCCCGATCGGTAACATCATCCCAGAGTTTAATGACGCGGTGTACCGTGATAGCTGGGAAGAGGCGTGGCAGATCCTAAGTTCGACCAATAACTTCCCTGAGTTTACCGGTCGCGTCTGCCCTGCGCCGTGTGAAAGCGCCTGTGTGCTTGGCATCAACCAAGATCCGATCACCATTTGTAATATCGAGAAAACCATCGTGGAAACGGCGTATCGTGAAGGGTACGCCAAACCGAAAACCCCTCGTTCACGCACGGGGAAAAAAGTCGCGATCATCGGCTCTGGCCCGGCGGGCCTTGCGGCTGCAGAGCAGCTGAACAGTGCGGGCCATTTTGTCACCGTGTTTGAGCGCGACGAAAAGGTCGGTGGTTTGCTGCGCTTTGGGATTCCAGATTTCAAACTGGGCATGGACATCATTGATCGTAAAATCGATTTGATGGCACAAGCTGGTGTTGAATTTAAAGTCAATCAACACGTTGGCGTTAACGTCAACGCGCAGCAAATTCGCCAAGAGTACGATGTGGTGCTGCTGACTGGCGGCTCGACCGTGCCGCGCGATCTGCCCATCCCAGGCCGTGAGCTGAATGGCGTCTATTTTGCGATGCAGTTTTTGGCGCAAAACAACCGCCGCGCGAACAACATGGATCTCAAAGGGGAAGAGATCCACGCAGCTGGCAAACATGTGGTGGTGATCGGCGGTGGCGATACTGGCTCTGACTGTGTCGGCACCTCAAACCGTCACGGCGCCGCCAGCATCACGCAAGTGGAAATCATGCCGATGCCACCAGAAAAACGCCCTGCCAATATGCCTTGGCCGCAATATCCTATGATTCTGCGCACATCGACCTCGCATGAAGAGGGTTCTGAGCGCCATTGGAACATTTTGACCAAGGAATTTATTGGCAATGAGCAGGGGCAAGTCACTGGCCTGCGCCTCGCTGATATTGTGTGGAAAGAGGCCGCCCCAGGTGAGCGCCCTAGCTTTGAAGAAGTGGCAGGCAGCGAACGTGTGATCCCTTGTGACATGGCGTTTCTGGCTATGGGTTTCCTCCATCCAGAGCCTCACGGCGTTCTTGCCCAACTGAATGTGGCGCTTGATGAGCGTGGCAACGTCGCCACTCAAGATTTCCAGACCAATCAACCGGGCGTTTTTGCCGCCGGTGATATGCGTACTGGCCAATCTTTGGTGGTACGTTGTATCAACGAAGGGCGCGAAAGTGCTCGCGCTATCGATGCTTACCTCATGGGCAACACAAACTTAGAAGCCAAAGCTGATTCACTGATGCTCTCTGCTGGCTGA
- a CDS encoding TIGR01212 family radical SAM protein (This family includes YhcC from E. coli K-12, an uncharacterized radical SAM protein.) — translation MQLHQLVNTLGQDLQRRYGEKVHKLTLHGGFSCPNRDGTIGRGGCTFCNVASFTDEQAQIKSIQLQLSERAGEVHRAKRYLAYFQAYTSTYAEVQVLKKMYEEALKAADIVGLCVGTRPDCVPDAVLDLLAGYVQQGFEIWLELGLQTANDQTLKRINRGHDFACYAEITRRARALGIKVCTHLIVGLPKESGQENRLTLDKVITTGTDGIKLHGLHIVEGSTMAKAWRAGKLEAPSLEEYVAIACDLIRHTPPEIVYHRVSSAARRPTLLSPLWCENRWLAMTEIGKALAQQGAQGSALERPFRFTKPQLKAE, via the coding sequence ATGCAATTACATCAACTGGTGAACACTCTAGGTCAGGACTTGCAGCGTCGTTATGGGGAGAAAGTCCACAAGCTGACGTTGCATGGTGGCTTTAGTTGCCCGAACCGTGATGGGACGATTGGTCGCGGCGGCTGCACATTCTGCAATGTCGCCTCGTTTACCGATGAGCAGGCACAAATCAAGAGCATTCAGTTGCAACTTAGTGAGCGAGCTGGCGAAGTGCATCGCGCCAAACGCTACTTAGCGTATTTCCAAGCCTATACCAGCACTTATGCGGAAGTGCAGGTATTGAAGAAGATGTATGAAGAAGCGCTGAAAGCGGCGGATATTGTTGGTTTGTGTGTGGGAACGCGCCCGGATTGCGTGCCCGATGCGGTGCTGGATTTGCTTGCAGGCTATGTGCAGCAGGGATTTGAAATTTGGCTCGAACTGGGCTTGCAGACGGCGAACGATCAGACGCTCAAACGCATCAACCGTGGTCACGACTTTGCCTGCTATGCCGAGATCACCCGCCGTGCCCGTGCGCTGGGTATCAAAGTGTGTACGCATTTGATTGTTGGTTTGCCAAAAGAGAGCGGGCAAGAGAACCGCTTGACGCTCGATAAAGTGATCACCACGGGGACAGATGGGATCAAACTGCATGGTTTGCATATTGTTGAGGGGAGCACCATGGCGAAAGCGTGGCGTGCAGGCAAATTGGAGGCGCCGAGCTTAGAAGAGTATGTGGCGATTGCGTGCGATCTGATCCGTCATACCCCGCCGGAAATCGTTTATCATCGCGTGTCTTCTGCGGCGCGGCGTCCGACCTTGCTCTCCCCATTGTGGTGTGAAAATCGCTGGCTCGCGATGACGGAAATTGGCAAGGCATTAGCGCAACAGGGGGCGCAAGGCAGCGCACTTGAGCGTCCTTTCCGGTTTACAAAACCCCAATTAAAAGCGGAATAA
- the gltB gene encoding glutamate synthase large subunit — protein MVDREQSSQGLYTPELEHDACGIGFVAHLKNRKSHQVVTQALEMLARMEHRGGQGCDPCSGDGAGILLQKPHEFLLEEAVKLGLKLPSFEKYGVGVVLFPKDEYKREQCRDILQRNAKRLDLDILGYRVLPTDNSMIGADPLSTEPQFEHVFISGGPGCTPEELERKLYVLRNYTVRVCLESVSNIGDDFYINSMSYKTLVYKGQLTTEQVPQYFLDLQNPTMVTALALVHSRFSTNTFPKWRLAQPFRYIAHNGEINTVRGNLNWMKAREAILESKLFTQAEIDMLLPVCQEGASDSANFDMVLELLVLSGRSLPHALMMMIPEAWQENKAMDAKRRAFYQYHANIMEPWDGPASVCFTDGVQVGATLDRNGLRPSRYTVTKDNMLIMASESGVVEVPAENVEYRGRLQPGRIFVADLEQGRIISDEEVKDSIANAQPYEQWVQDNLLSLKSLPDADNVHSQPSPERLLHRQQAFGISAEEVNEIILPLAQTGYEPLGSMGADWPVAILSHQSQHLANYFKQLFAQVTNPPIDPIRERMVMSLNTYIGKDQNLLAESPVHCRKVELESPVISNAELEKLRAIDNEHLQAKTLDIVFQASEDAGKLERALKRICQYAEDAVIDGYSIILLTDRAVNSNHAAIPAMLAVGAVHHHLIRKGLRAKCGIVVETGDARETHHFATLVGYGANAVNPYLVTETIVDLQRRKKLDASVSVEQYFNNYRKGVNGGLLKIFSKMGISTLQSYHGAQIFEALGISKAVVDKYFTGTVTRIQGLTLDDIAKEVLVRHRVGYPTREIPVQMLDVGGVYQWKQRGEKHLFNPETIHLLQHSTRNKDFQEFKKYAAAVDSQGDKAVTLRSQLDFVKNPAGSIPIEEVEPIESIVKRFATGAMSFGSISYEAHSTLAVAMNRLGAKSNSGEGGEDPLRFEPRENGDSERSAIKQVASGRFGVTSYYLTNSDEIQIKMAQGAKPGEGGQLPGDKVDDWIGATRHSTPGVGLISPPPHHDIYSIEDLAQLIFDLKNANRKGRVNVKLVSEAGVGTIASGVAKAKADVVLIAGHDGGTGASPISSIRHTGLPWELGLAETHQTLLKNGLRNRIVVQADGQMKTPRDIAIATLLGAEEWGVATAALVVEGCIMMRKCHKNTCPVGIATQNKTLRERFDGRVDDVVTFFQYMAQGLREIMAELGFRTIAEMVGQAHKLKVRDNVAHWKYKNLDLSPVLFLEQPREQDGIYCQTQQNHHLEAVLDRQLIKVAQPALEYGQAVQAEFPIINTDRSVGTMLSNEISKVYKDQGLPQPMQVKFTGSAGQSFGAFLAKGVKFEVEGDANDYWGKGLSGGTLVLYPDANSTLVAEDNIIVGNVCFYGATSGESYIRGLAGERFCVRNSGAKVVVEGVGDHGCEYMTGGVALILGSTGRNFAAGMSGGVAYVWDKSGDFNSKLNPELVDLDPIEQEDKDLLMEMLTKHVQFTGSEVAQSFLDNFESSLKSLVKVMPRDYKAVLKKRKAEAEQQEAEAV, from the coding sequence ATGGTAGATAGAGAGCAAAGTTCGCAGGGTTTGTATACTCCAGAACTGGAGCATGACGCCTGTGGTATTGGTTTTGTTGCTCACCTGAAAAACCGTAAGTCTCACCAAGTGGTCACACAGGCTCTTGAGATGCTGGCAAGAATGGAGCACCGCGGCGGCCAAGGTTGTGATCCATGCAGTGGTGACGGCGCGGGTATTCTGCTGCAAAAACCTCATGAATTTCTTTTAGAAGAAGCGGTTAAGCTTGGACTCAAGCTGCCTTCTTTTGAAAAATACGGTGTCGGGGTGGTGTTGTTCCCGAAAGACGAGTACAAGCGTGAACAGTGTCGCGATATTTTACAGCGCAATGCCAAGCGTCTCGATCTCGACATTTTAGGCTACCGTGTCTTACCGACCGACAACTCGATGATCGGCGCTGATCCACTTAGCACAGAGCCTCAATTTGAGCACGTTTTTATCTCGGGTGGCCCGGGCTGCACACCGGAAGAGTTGGAGCGTAAACTGTACGTGCTGCGTAACTACACGGTGCGCGTCTGTCTAGAAAGCGTCTCGAACATCGGCGATGATTTTTACATCAACTCGATGTCATACAAGACACTGGTTTACAAAGGCCAACTGACCACAGAGCAGGTTCCTCAGTACTTTTTGGATCTGCAAAACCCAACCATGGTGACGGCGCTCGCTCTGGTTCACTCGCGTTTCTCTACCAATACTTTCCCGAAATGGCGCCTTGCGCAGCCTTTCCGCTACATCGCTCACAACGGCGAGATCAACACGGTTCGCGGCAACCTGAACTGGATGAAAGCGCGTGAAGCGATCCTAGAATCCAAGCTATTCACTCAAGCCGAAATCGACATGCTGTTGCCTGTGTGCCAAGAAGGCGCATCGGATTCGGCCAACTTCGATATGGTGCTGGAGCTTTTGGTACTCTCTGGCCGCAGCTTGCCACACGCATTGATGATGATGATCCCAGAAGCGTGGCAGGAAAACAAAGCCATGGATGCGAAACGCCGCGCTTTTTACCAATACCACGCCAACATTATGGAACCGTGGGATGGCCCTGCGTCTGTCTGCTTCACCGACGGTGTTCAGGTGGGTGCGACGCTCGATCGTAACGGCCTTCGCCCGTCTCGCTATACCGTGACCAAAGACAACATGCTGATCATGGCGTCAGAGTCTGGCGTAGTCGAAGTGCCTGCGGAAAACGTCGAGTACCGTGGCCGCTTGCAGCCAGGGCGCATCTTTGTCGCCGATCTCGAACAGGGTCGCATCATTTCAGATGAAGAAGTGAAAGACTCCATCGCCAACGCGCAGCCTTATGAGCAGTGGGTACAAGACAACCTGCTGAGCTTAAAATCGCTGCCAGATGCCGACAACGTTCACAGCCAACCTTCACCAGAGCGTCTGCTGCATCGCCAACAAGCCTTCGGCATCAGCGCGGAAGAAGTAAACGAAATCATTCTGCCGCTGGCACAAACAGGTTACGAGCCGCTGGGTTCGATGGGCGCTGACTGGCCAGTAGCGATTTTGTCGCACCAATCGCAGCATCTTGCCAACTACTTTAAGCAGTTGTTTGCTCAGGTGACCAACCCGCCGATCGACCCGATCCGCGAACGTATGGTGATGTCGCTCAATACCTACATAGGTAAAGATCAGAACCTATTGGCGGAATCGCCAGTTCATTGCCGTAAAGTGGAATTGGAATCGCCCGTTATCTCCAACGCCGAGCTGGAAAAGCTGCGCGCAATTGACAACGAGCATCTACAAGCCAAAACGCTGGATATCGTTTTCCAAGCCAGTGAAGATGCGGGCAAACTGGAGCGCGCGCTAAAGCGTATTTGCCAGTACGCCGAAGATGCGGTCATCGACGGTTACTCAATTATCTTGCTGACAGACCGCGCGGTAAACTCCAACCACGCCGCCATCCCTGCCATGCTGGCGGTAGGCGCTGTGCATCATCACCTGATCCGTAAAGGCCTGCGTGCCAAATGCGGTATCGTGGTCGAGACTGGTGATGCGCGTGAAACGCACCACTTCGCCACACTGGTCGGCTACGGTGCCAATGCGGTGAACCCATATCTGGTCACCGAAACCATCGTTGATCTGCAACGTCGTAAAAAGCTGGATGCCAGCGTGTCGGTTGAGCAGTACTTCAACAACTACCGCAAGGGTGTCAACGGCGGCCTGCTGAAAATCTTCTCTAAGATGGGCATCTCCACGCTGCAGTCTTACCACGGCGCGCAGATCTTCGAAGCGCTTGGCATCAGCAAAGCGGTGGTCGATAAATACTTCACCGGAACCGTCACCCGTATTCAAGGCTTGACGCTCGATGACATCGCCAAAGAAGTCTTGGTGCGTCATCGTGTTGGTTACCCAACTCGTGAAATCCCAGTCCAGATGTTGGATGTCGGCGGCGTGTATCAGTGGAAACAGCGTGGCGAAAAACACCTGTTCAACCCTGAAACCATTCATTTGCTGCAACATTCAACGCGCAACAAAGACTTCCAAGAATTCAAGAAGTACGCCGCTGCGGTCGATAGTCAAGGCGACAAAGCGGTCACGCTGCGCAGCCAACTTGATTTTGTCAAAAATCCCGCCGGCTCTATTCCGATTGAAGAAGTGGAACCGATTGAGAGCATCGTTAAACGCTTCGCCACAGGGGCGATGTCGTTTGGTTCGATCTCTTACGAAGCGCACTCCACTCTTGCCGTTGCCATGAACCGCCTTGGCGCGAAATCCAACTCGGGTGAAGGCGGTGAAGATCCGCTCCGTTTTGAACCGAGAGAGAATGGCGATTCTGAGCGTTCAGCCATCAAGCAGGTTGCTTCTGGCCGCTTTGGCGTCACCTCTTACTATCTGACCAACTCAGATGAAATCCAGATCAAGATGGCGCAAGGCGCGAAACCGGGTGAAGGTGGTCAGTTGCCTGGCGATAAAGTCGATGATTGGATCGGCGCAACGCGTCACTCCACTCCGGGAGTGGGCCTGATTTCGCCACCGCCACACCACGATATCTACTCGATTGAAGACTTAGCCCAGCTGATCTTTGACCTGAAAAACGCCAACCGTAAAGGTCGCGTCAACGTCAAATTGGTCTCTGAAGCGGGGGTTGGCACCATCGCCTCGGGCGTTGCGAAAGCCAAGGCCGATGTGGTGCTAATTGCTGGCCACGACGGCGGTACGGGCGCATCACCAATCTCTTCGATTCGTCACACCGGTCTGCCGTGGGAACTTGGCCTAGCTGAAACGCACCAAACGCTGCTGAAAAACGGCCTGCGTAACCGTATCGTGGTGCAAGCCGATGGTCAGATGAAAACCCCGCGCGACATCGCGATTGCCACTCTATTGGGTGCCGAAGAGTGGGGTGTTGCTACCGCCGCTCTGGTGGTAGAAGGCTGTATCATGATGCGTAAGTGTCATAAGAACACCTGCCCAGTTGGCATTGCCACGCAAAACAAAACGCTGCGTGAGCGTTTCGACGGCCGCGTGGATGACGTCGTGACCTTCTTCCAGTACATGGCGCAGGGCCTGCGTGAAATCATGGCGGAACTTGGCTTTCGCACCATTGCAGAGATGGTCGGCCAAGCGCATAAACTGAAAGTGCGCGACAACGTTGCTCACTGGAAGTACAAAAACTTGGATCTCTCTCCTGTGCTGTTCCTTGAGCAGCCACGCGAGCAAGACGGCATCTACTGTCAAACTCAGCAGAACCATCACTTGGAAGCAGTACTGGATCGCCAACTGATCAAGGTAGCGCAACCTGCGCTGGAATACGGCCAAGCGGTACAAGCCGAGTTTCCGATCATCAACACCGACCGCTCGGTTGGCACCATGCTGTCGAACGAAATCTCCAAAGTGTATAAAGATCAAGGCTTACCACAGCCGATGCAGGTTAAGTTCACTGGCAGTGCGGGTCAGTCTTTCGGCGCATTCCTTGCGAAAGGAGTGAAGTTTGAGGTGGAAGGCGATGCCAACGACTACTGGGGTAAAGGCTTGTCGGGCGGCACATTGGTGCTCTACCCTGACGCCAACTCCACGCTCGTCGCAGAAGACAACATTATTGTCGGTAACGTCTGTTTCTACGGTGCGACGTCTGGCGAATCTTACATTCGCGGCTTAGCGGGTGAACGTTTCTGTGTGCGTAACTCCGGCGCGAAAGTGGTGGTTGAAGGCGTCGGTGACCACGGCTGTGAATACATGACCGGCGGTGTGGCGCTCATTCTTGGTTCAACCGGGCGCAACTTCGCCGCTGGCATGAGCGGTGGCGTGGCCTACGTTTGGGACAAATCGGGTGATTTTAACTCGAAACTCAACCCAGAATTGGTCGACTTAGACCCAATCGAACAAGAAGACAAAGACCTGCTAATGGAGATGCTGACCAAGCATGTTCAATTCACAGGAAGTGAAGTGGCTCAGTCTTTCCTTGATAACTTTGAAAGCAGCTTGAAATCCTTGGTGAAAGTGATGCCACGTGATTACAAAGCGGTGCTGAAAAAACGCAAGGCAGAGGCAGAACAACAAGAAGCGGAGGCCGTGTAA